A DNA window from Cobetia marina contains the following coding sequences:
- a CDS encoding DoxX family protein, with protein sequence MFKSALSRLMSTDTSLASLVLRVPTGIIFMAHGSQKLFGAFGGYGLEGTGQWMASMGIEPGYLMALLSGSGEFFGGLAILIGLLTRPAAAVLVFTMLIAILTVHIGNGLFMSNNGFEYALALLTIAASLMITGGGKLSLDRVLQPGSNAVRED encoded by the coding sequence ATGTTCAAGTCCGCCCTCTCTCGCCTGATGTCCACTGACACGAGCCTCGCAAGCCTGGTGCTGCGCGTGCCCACCGGCATCATCTTCATGGCCCACGGGTCACAGAAACTGTTCGGCGCCTTCGGCGGCTATGGCCTGGAAGGCACGGGGCAGTGGATGGCCTCCATGGGCATCGAGCCCGGCTACCTGATGGCACTGTTGTCCGGCAGCGGTGAATTCTTCGGCGGACTGGCCATTCTCATCGGCCTGCTGACGCGCCCGGCAGCTGCCGTGCTGGTCTTCACGATGCTGATCGCCATCCTGACCGTGCATATCGGCAATGGCTTGTTCATGAGCAACAACGGCTTCGAGTACGCGCTGGCCCTGTTGACCATCGCGGCCAGCCTCATGATCACCGGCGGCGGCAAGCTGTCCCTTGATCGGGTACTGCAACCGGGCAGCAACGCCGTGCGCGAAGACTGA
- a CDS encoding YkvA family protein — protein MSKDTTITSTPPETPRLPAPDAQPLTAHASEYSEEGFWHKVSSVARKAGQTALNPALRMYFAAQDSDTPVWARTTIYGALGYFISPIDALPDFTPLLGYTDDITLMAGAVAIVAAHIKPEHRARADKVLKRWFD, from the coding sequence ATGAGCAAGGACACGACCATCACGTCCACTCCACCCGAGACACCCAGATTGCCGGCACCGGATGCACAGCCCCTCACGGCCCACGCCTCCGAGTACAGCGAGGAAGGTTTCTGGCACAAGGTCTCGTCGGTCGCCCGCAAGGCCGGCCAGACAGCACTCAATCCCGCCCTGCGCATGTACTTCGCGGCGCAGGATTCCGATACCCCTGTCTGGGCCAGAACCACCATCTATGGCGCGCTGGGCTACTTCATTTCCCCCATCGATGCCCTGCCGGACTTCACCCCCCTGCTAGGTTACACCGACGACATCACCTTGATGGCGGGCGCGGTGGCCATCGTGGCGGCCCATATCAAGCCGGAACATCGCGCACGCGCGGACAAGGTGCTCAAGCGCTGGTTCGATTGA
- a CDS encoding restriction endonuclease subunit S, whose product MSVHINSDGWGVTTLDDIVSDISYGYTAKSDNEQVGPKLLRITDIQDNKVDWNRVPYCKIPQEKKIKYLLRRGDLVFARTGATVGKSFLIKEEIPDCIYASYLIRVRCLLRENIDYLSYFFNTPDYWSQITDFSAGIGQPNVNGTKLKKLIVPIPPLAEQREIADRLDTLLAQVDTLKGRLDALPGILKRFRQSVLAAAMSGSLIGKSSLSSSPLIEFVNIHNGARRPISSTKRKDIQGNIPYYGATGIVDHLNGHTHAGRYLLVGEDGANLLSKSKDLAFIITGKSWINNHAHVLQEKEGVSLDFIRLSINSLDLSPWVTGSAQPKLTKKSLVKLPIPKLDLKEQTEIVRKVEQLFAFADQVEQRVKEAQGRVNNLTQSILAKAFRGELTAEWREQHPELISGENSASTLLARIQAERAAQAPVKRTRKKKASA is encoded by the coding sequence ATGAGTGTCCATATAAATTCCGACGGATGGGGTGTGACTACCCTTGATGATATCGTAAGCGATATTTCTTATGGATACACAGCAAAGTCGGACAACGAGCAAGTTGGCCCTAAACTGCTCAGGATAACGGACATTCAAGATAACAAAGTAGATTGGAACAGAGTACCTTATTGCAAAATACCACAAGAAAAGAAAATAAAGTATTTGCTACGAAGAGGTGATCTTGTTTTTGCGAGAACAGGTGCAACTGTCGGAAAGAGCTTCCTCATTAAAGAGGAAATACCTGATTGCATCTATGCATCTTATCTAATTAGGGTTCGATGCTTACTACGTGAAAACATCGATTATCTTTCTTACTTTTTTAACACTCCAGACTATTGGAGTCAGATAACCGATTTCAGCGCAGGAATAGGCCAACCTAATGTAAATGGCACTAAGCTAAAAAAATTAATTGTGCCAATTCCCCCCCTCGCCGAACAGCGAGAAATCGCTGACCGCCTAGATACCCTGCTGGCGCAGGTGGACACGCTCAAGGGCCGCCTCGACGCCCTGCCGGGCATTCTGAAGCGCTTCCGTCAGTCAGTGCTGGCTGCTGCTATGAGTGGTAGCCTGATTGGGAAATCAAGTTTATCTTCAAGCCCATTAATTGAATTTGTTAACATTCATAATGGTGCACGAAGACCAATATCGTCAACCAAAAGAAAAGACATTCAAGGCAATATACCATACTATGGTGCGACTGGAATTGTTGATCACTTAAATGGACATACACACGCAGGACGCTACCTTCTTGTAGGAGAAGATGGCGCAAACTTACTGAGCAAATCTAAAGATCTTGCCTTTATTATCACTGGCAAATCGTGGATTAACAATCACGCTCATGTATTGCAAGAAAAAGAAGGGGTGAGCTTAGATTTTATTCGCTTATCTATTAATTCTCTTGACCTCTCTCCTTGGGTGACAGGATCGGCACAACCAAAATTAACCAAGAAGTCTTTGGTTAAATTACCAATACCCAAGCTAGATCTCAAAGAACAAACCGAAATCGTGCGCAAGGTTGAGCAGCTGTTTGCCTTTGCCGATCAGGTCGAGCAGCGGGTGAAGGAGGCGCAAGGCCGGGTGAACAATCTGACCCAGTCGATTCTGGCCAAGGCATTTCGCGGCGAGCTGACCGCCGAGTGGCGTGAGCAGCATCCGGAGTTGATCAGCGGTGAGAATTCGGCCTCCACCCTGCTGGCGCGTATTCAAGCCGAGCGTGCGGCACAGGCACCGGTCAAGCGCACTCGCAAGAAGAAGGCCAGCGCATAA
- a CDS encoding pirin family protein, which translates to MFTLRPAAERGHARFGWLESRHSFSFASYYDPNHMGVSVLRVLNDDTVAPGAGFETHPHRDMEIISYVLQGSIEHRDTMGSHRTLGVGEVQLMSAGSGIEHSEYNPSTRQPLHFLQIWITPDARGLTPRYQQQPFTAREGLDLLIAPPQEAVDGILSINQDARMYRIGLQGDDEQPTALELPLDAKRRYYLHVIDGTATLKGKDQQSLPLSAGDAVTLDHEPEATLAEARGLHALLFDLPA; encoded by the coding sequence ATGTTCACGTTACGTCCAGCGGCAGAACGCGGTCATGCTCGATTTGGCTGGCTGGAGAGCCGCCACAGCTTTTCCTTCGCCAGCTACTATGACCCGAATCACATGGGCGTCTCCGTACTGCGCGTGCTCAATGATGACACCGTGGCACCCGGCGCAGGCTTCGAGACGCATCCGCACCGTGACATGGAAATCATCAGCTATGTGCTGCAAGGCAGCATCGAGCATCGTGACACCATGGGCTCACATCGCACCCTGGGAGTGGGCGAAGTCCAGCTGATGAGTGCCGGCAGCGGCATCGAGCACAGCGAGTACAATCCCTCGACTCGCCAGCCACTGCATTTCCTGCAGATCTGGATCACCCCGGATGCCAGGGGCCTGACGCCGCGCTATCAGCAGCAACCCTTCACGGCACGCGAGGGACTCGACCTGTTGATCGCCCCGCCACAAGAGGCCGTGGACGGCATCCTGTCCATCAATCAGGATGCCCGGATGTATCGCATCGGCCTGCAAGGGGATGACGAGCAGCCCACAGCACTGGAACTGCCACTGGACGCAAAGCGCCGCTACTACCTGCACGTCATCGACGGGACGGCAACACTGAAGGGTAAGGATCAGCAGAGCCTGCCCCTGTCCGCGGGGGATGCCGTCACGCTGGATCATGAACCCGAGGCCACTCTCGCTGAGGCGCGAGGTCTGCATGCGCTGCTGTTCGACCTGCCCGCTTGA
- a CDS encoding glycine C-acetyltransferase translates to MPASFHDHLSRQINALHEEGLYKQEREITSPQRASIQVSASDEDEGQGAQVINFCANNYLGLADSPELIAAAQQALERDGFGMASVRFICGTHHQHRVLEKRLAAFLGMDDAILYSSCFDANGGLFETLFGPEDAIISDALNHASIIDGVRLCKASRYRYANNDMSELEARLKEADAAGARFKLIATDGVFSMDGVIANLKGICELARRYDALVMVDDSHATGFVGDNGRGSHEYHDVMDQIDIITTTFGKALGGASGGVTAARGPIVEWLRQRSRPYLFSNSLAPPIVAATLKALDRIEDSAEPRRKLWENVERFRTGMQAAGFTLAGAGHAIIPVMIGDARLAGDFANRLLEAGIYVIGFSYPVVPRGQARIRTQLSAAHTPEQIDTAVSAFTRIGREMGVIGSATGGDA, encoded by the coding sequence ATGCCAGCCAGTTTCCACGACCACCTCAGCCGTCAGATCAATGCGCTGCATGAAGAGGGCCTCTACAAGCAGGAGCGCGAGATCACCTCGCCCCAGCGTGCCAGCATCCAGGTTTCCGCCAGTGATGAAGACGAGGGACAAGGCGCCCAGGTCATCAACTTCTGCGCCAACAACTATCTGGGCCTGGCCGATAGCCCCGAGCTGATCGCGGCCGCGCAACAGGCGCTGGAGCGTGATGGCTTCGGCATGGCCTCGGTACGCTTCATCTGCGGCACCCACCACCAGCATCGCGTGCTGGAAAAACGCCTCGCGGCCTTTCTCGGCATGGACGATGCCATCCTCTATTCCTCGTGCTTCGATGCCAATGGTGGCCTGTTCGAGACACTCTTCGGCCCTGAAGACGCCATCATTTCCGATGCGCTCAACCACGCCTCCATCATCGATGGCGTGCGCCTGTGCAAGGCAAGCCGCTATCGCTATGCCAACAATGACATGAGTGAACTCGAGGCCCGCCTCAAGGAGGCGGACGCGGCTGGCGCACGCTTCAAGCTGATCGCCACCGATGGTGTCTTCTCAATGGATGGCGTGATCGCCAATCTCAAGGGCATCTGCGAGCTCGCCCGCCGCTACGACGCGCTGGTGATGGTGGATGACTCCCACGCCACCGGCTTCGTCGGCGACAACGGGCGTGGCAGCCACGAATATCATGACGTGATGGATCAGATCGACATCATCACCACCACCTTCGGCAAGGCGCTGGGCGGTGCCTCGGGAGGCGTGACGGCCGCACGCGGGCCCATCGTCGAGTGGCTGCGCCAGCGCTCTCGCCCCTATCTGTTCTCCAACTCGCTGGCACCGCCCATCGTGGCGGCGACCCTCAAGGCGCTGGACAGAATCGAGGACAGCGCCGAGCCGCGCCGTAAGCTGTGGGAGAACGTCGAACGCTTTCGCACCGGCATGCAGGCCGCCGGCTTCACCCTCGCGGGCGCCGGCCACGCCATCATTCCGGTGATGATCGGCGATGCACGCCTGGCAGGTGACTTCGCCAATCGGCTGCTGGAGGCCGGCATCTACGTGATCGGGTTTTCCTATCCGGTGGTGCCCAGGGGACAAGCGCGCATTCGCACCCAGCTCTCGGCGGCGCATACCCCGGAGCAGATCGACACGGCCGTCTCGGCCTTCACGCGCATCGGCCGCGAGATGGGCGTGATCGGGTCTGCGACGGGAGGTGATGCATGA
- a CDS encoding N-6 DNA methylase, translated as MTNNEIVQKLWNLCDVLRDDGINYSDYVTELVLLLFIKMEHENTEAGLLSKHALPEYCRWPDLTSQSGLPLLNDYKQILLDLSKSRDSLIAAIYADAQTRLREPRHLEQMITTLDAIDWFSARADGLGDLYEGLLEKNAGETKSGAGQYFTPRALIDSMVRCLKPQPGEVIQDPAAGTGGFLIAADRYIKDQTDDLYDLDAKAQAFQRNKAFIGVELVPGTRRLALMNCLLHGMEGDDEGVVHLGNSLGQVGMQLPKADIMLANPPFGTAKGGEASISRDDLTYPTSNKQLAFLQHIYRGLKPGGRAAVVLPDNVLFEAGAGTDIRRDLMDKCNLHTILRLPTGIFYAQGVKTNVLFFTKGSATDPRQQENCTQNVWVYDLRTNMPSFGKRSPFTAKHLQPFEGVYGEQPDGTSPRTEGDWSFGAEQIEVTETEENQDVAQDLATSRWRCFSRDWIRDTKGDSLDISWLKDNDSVDAANLPAPDVLAAEAMSELTEALRELDQLIQTLGAGDEVDSQKQLLGEVLGLYEEGK; from the coding sequence ATGACCAACAACGAAATTGTCCAGAAGCTGTGGAATCTGTGTGATGTGCTGCGTGATGACGGCATCAACTACAGCGACTATGTCACCGAGCTGGTGCTGCTGCTGTTCATCAAGATGGAACACGAAAATACCGAGGCCGGCCTGCTCAGCAAGCATGCCCTGCCGGAATACTGCCGCTGGCCGGACCTCACCAGTCAGAGCGGCCTGCCCCTGCTCAACGATTACAAGCAGATATTGCTGGATCTCTCCAAGAGCCGTGACAGCCTGATTGCCGCCATTTACGCCGATGCCCAGACTCGGCTGCGCGAGCCTCGCCATCTGGAGCAGATGATCACCACCCTGGATGCCATCGACTGGTTCAGCGCCCGCGCCGATGGTCTGGGGGATCTCTATGAAGGCCTGCTGGAAAAGAACGCGGGTGAAACCAAGTCCGGTGCCGGCCAGTACTTTACCCCTCGCGCCCTGATCGACAGCATGGTGCGTTGCCTCAAGCCCCAGCCCGGTGAAGTGATTCAGGATCCCGCTGCGGGGACCGGCGGTTTCCTGATTGCCGCCGACCGCTACATCAAGGACCAGACCGACGACCTCTATGATCTGGATGCCAAGGCCCAGGCATTTCAGCGCAATAAGGCCTTCATCGGCGTCGAGCTGGTGCCCGGCACCCGCCGACTGGCGCTGATGAACTGCCTGCTGCACGGCATGGAAGGCGATGACGAAGGCGTGGTGCACCTCGGTAACAGCCTGGGACAGGTGGGCATGCAGCTGCCCAAGGCCGATATCATGCTGGCCAACCCGCCGTTCGGCACCGCCAAGGGTGGCGAGGCCAGCATCAGTCGAGATGACCTCACCTACCCCACCAGCAACAAGCAGCTGGCCTTCCTGCAGCATATCTACCGTGGGCTCAAGCCCGGTGGCCGCGCCGCCGTGGTACTGCCCGACAACGTGCTGTTCGAGGCCGGTGCCGGTACCGATATCCGTCGTGACCTGATGGACAAGTGCAACCTGCACACCATCCTGCGCCTGCCCACCGGTATCTTCTACGCCCAGGGGGTAAAGACCAACGTACTGTTCTTTACCAAAGGCAGCGCCACTGACCCGCGCCAGCAGGAAAACTGCACGCAGAATGTCTGGGTGTATGACCTGCGCACCAATATGCCGAGCTTCGGCAAGCGCAGCCCCTTTACTGCCAAACACCTGCAGCCGTTTGAAGGCGTGTATGGCGAGCAGCCTGATGGCACCAGCCCCCGCACCGAAGGCGACTGGAGCTTTGGCGCTGAGCAGATTGAAGTCACCGAGACAGAAGAAAACCAGGACGTCGCGCAAGACCTCGCCACCAGCCGCTGGCGCTGCTTCAGCCGTGACTGGATTCGCGATACCAAGGGCGATTCGCTGGATATCAGCTGGCTGAAAGACAACGACAGCGTCGATGCCGCCAACCTGCCCGCGCCGGATGTGCTGGCCGCCGAAGCAATGAGCGAACTGACCGAAGCCCTGCGCGAGCTGGATCAGCTGATACAGACACTGGGTGCGGGGGATGAGGTGGATAGCCAAAAGCAATTGCTGGGTGAAGTTTTGGGGCTGTATGAGGAGGGTAAGTAA
- a CDS encoding DMT family transporter, producing MAKLGSVLVVLAAFQWGLTGGIGSLLMSWGWEAEVISFWRALVGFICMLAWMVLLGYHKVPARKPLALMGWSLLAGVGVAGNFMFYFTSVSMSGVAVAATLMYSAPIFVYITSFLARVERPTPVKLISIVGVMIGIVLLTGVLQSGSGKVTPLGVLFGLLAGVSYAIFIFAFKSATRHGSTPGVLAIALGVSSLVMLPLTNLSQAVAVPFADELWLILVFGLVGGGFSFYCYVIGLKNTLPSVASIIAMIEPITATLFGVFVLGEGMDMMQLAGMALILVAITTLSLAQNGPEVLLRLPLGLRGGKPRNMTASTREEGGGTQVSKG from the coding sequence ATGGCAAAACTGGGTAGTGTGTTGGTCGTATTGGCCGCTTTTCAATGGGGGCTGACAGGTGGGATTGGCAGCTTGCTGATGTCCTGGGGCTGGGAGGCTGAAGTCATTTCCTTCTGGCGTGCCCTTGTCGGGTTCATCTGCATGCTGGCCTGGATGGTATTGCTGGGCTACCACAAGGTGCCGGCCAGGAAACCGCTCGCGTTGATGGGGTGGTCGCTGCTGGCGGGGGTAGGGGTCGCCGGCAACTTCATGTTCTATTTCACGAGTGTCAGCATGAGTGGTGTCGCCGTTGCCGCGACTCTCATGTATAGCGCGCCGATTTTCGTCTATATCACGTCATTCCTGGCCCGGGTGGAACGCCCGACACCAGTGAAGCTGATTTCCATCGTCGGTGTGATGATCGGCATCGTACTGCTGACGGGGGTGCTGCAATCCGGGAGTGGCAAGGTGACTCCCCTGGGTGTCCTGTTCGGACTTCTGGCGGGTGTGTCATACGCCATCTTCATCTTTGCCTTCAAGTCAGCCACGCGTCATGGCAGCACCCCAGGGGTATTGGCCATCGCGTTGGGCGTGAGCAGTCTGGTGATGTTGCCGTTGACGAATCTTTCACAGGCAGTGGCGGTCCCCTTCGCCGATGAACTGTGGCTGATTCTGGTATTCGGCCTGGTGGGGGGAGGGTTCTCCTTCTATTGCTATGTGATCGGCCTGAAGAATACCTTGCCGTCGGTGGCTTCCATCATCGCCATGATAGAACCGATCACGGCCACCTTGTTCGGGGTGTTCGTGTTGGGAGAAGGCATGGACATGATGCAGCTGGCAGGGATGGCGCTGATTCTCGTGGCGATCACGACCCTGAGCCTGGCGCAGAATGGCCCTGAGGTATTGCTTCGCCTGCCGTTGGGCTTGCGGGGCGGAAAGCCGCGCAACATGACGGCCTCCACCCGTGAGGAAGGTGGCGGTACTCAGGTCAGCAAGGGTTGA
- a CDS encoding LysR family transcriptional regulator, protein MVSPITLDALRVLDAIDRRGSFAAAAETLHRVPSAISYSVQKLEEELGVPLFDRSRRKAELTDAGRLVLEHGRRILLATDEMTALARQAGAGWEVELRICVDTILDPDALYPLLEEFQAIQPRTRVVLGEEVMGGAWEALHDNRCDLVIGAPGEAPVSGLSSRVLGAIEPVFAVAADHPLTHLPQPLSADALRDYPTVIVADSSRSLPGRSSGLLDGRSEIIVKTTAQKIDVQRRGLGVGYLPLHRIRQSLEDGSLTVLPLETDRAPIDLSLAWRSGRQGKALKWILQRLSAPGMGEAFGLLPREATTDRHAL, encoded by the coding sequence ATGGTCTCACCCATCACGCTGGACGCGCTGCGCGTACTGGATGCCATTGACCGACGTGGCAGTTTCGCCGCAGCCGCCGAGACACTGCACCGCGTGCCCTCGGCGATTTCCTACTCGGTGCAGAAGCTGGAGGAAGAGCTGGGCGTGCCGCTGTTCGACCGTTCGCGCCGCAAGGCCGAACTGACCGATGCCGGACGCCTGGTGCTGGAGCATGGGCGACGCATTCTGCTGGCCACCGATGAGATGACGGCGCTGGCGCGTCAGGCGGGGGCGGGCTGGGAGGTCGAGCTGCGTATCTGCGTCGATACCATTCTTGATCCGGACGCGCTCTATCCGCTGTTGGAGGAATTTCAGGCCATCCAGCCGCGTACCCGGGTGGTACTGGGGGAGGAGGTGATGGGGGGCGCCTGGGAAGCGTTGCATGACAACCGCTGTGATCTGGTGATCGGAGCGCCCGGCGAGGCACCGGTATCGGGGTTGTCGAGCCGAGTGCTCGGGGCGATCGAGCCGGTCTTCGCCGTGGCAGCCGACCATCCGCTGACGCATCTGCCACAGCCGCTGTCCGCCGACGCCCTGCGTGACTATCCCACCGTCATCGTGGCCGACAGTTCGCGCAGCTTGCCCGGGCGCTCTTCGGGGTTGCTGGATGGTCGCAGTGAGATCATCGTCAAGACCACAGCGCAGAAGATAGACGTCCAGCGCAGGGGGCTTGGTGTCGGCTATCTGCCGTTGCACCGGATTCGTCAATCACTGGAAGACGGCAGTCTCACGGTGCTGCCACTGGAGACGGATCGTGCGCCGATCGATCTCTCCCTTGCCTGGCGCAGTGGCCGTCAGGGCAAGGCGCTCAAATGGATTCTCCAGCGTCTCTCGGCTCCCGGCATGGGCGAGGCCTTCGGGCTGTTGCCCCGCGAGGCGACGACTGACCGGCACGCGCTCTGA
- the tdh gene encoding L-threonine 3-dehydrogenase, whose protein sequence is MKALAKLKPEPGIWMTETAVPEIGHNDVLIKIRKTAICGTDMHIYQWDEWSQATVPVPMVTGHEYAGEIVALGSEVRGYEIGDRVSGEGHITCGHCRNCRAGRRHLCRNTEGVGVNRPGAFAEYLALPAYNLFKLPDEISDDLAAIFDPFGNAVHTALAFDVVGEDVLITGAGPIGIMAAAVIRHIGARHVVITDVNDYRLALAERMGATRTVNVSRESLKEVMAELGMHEGFDVVLEMSGVPSAVGQMLDVINHGGKIAMLGIPPGEMAIDWTKVIFKGLTIKGIYGREMFETWYKMASLIQSGLDLSPIITHRLRVDDFQQGFEIMGSGQSGKVVLDWD, encoded by the coding sequence ATGAAGGCGCTGGCCAAGCTCAAGCCCGAACCCGGCATCTGGATGACCGAGACGGCCGTGCCGGAAATCGGCCACAACGATGTGCTGATCAAGATCCGCAAGACCGCGATCTGCGGCACGGACATGCACATCTATCAGTGGGATGAGTGGTCACAGGCGACCGTGCCGGTGCCGATGGTCACCGGTCATGAGTATGCGGGGGAAATCGTCGCGCTGGGCAGCGAGGTGCGGGGTTACGAGATCGGTGATCGGGTCTCCGGCGAAGGGCACATTACCTGCGGCCATTGCCGCAACTGTCGCGCGGGGCGTCGCCATCTGTGCCGCAATACCGAGGGTGTGGGCGTCAACCGTCCGGGTGCCTTCGCCGAATACCTCGCCCTGCCCGCCTACAACCTCTTCAAGCTGCCGGATGAGATCAGCGATGACCTGGCGGCCATCTTCGACCCCTTCGGCAATGCCGTGCATACGGCGCTGGCCTTCGATGTGGTCGGCGAGGACGTGTTGATCACCGGTGCCGGGCCCATCGGCATCATGGCGGCGGCGGTCATCCGCCATATCGGGGCTCGCCACGTGGTGATCACCGACGTGAATGACTATCGACTGGCACTGGCCGAGCGGATGGGCGCGACCCGCACCGTCAATGTCAGCCGCGAATCCCTGAAGGAGGTGATGGCGGAGCTCGGCATGCATGAGGGCTTCGATGTAGTGCTGGAGATGTCCGGCGTGCCGTCAGCCGTCGGTCAGATGCTCGATGTCATCAACCACGGCGGCAAGATCGCCATGCTGGGCATTCCCCCCGGCGAGATGGCCATCGACTGGACCAAGGTCATCTTCAAGGGGCTGACCATCAAGGGCATCTATGGCCGTGAGATGTTCGAGACCTGGTACAAGATGGCCAGCCTGATCCAGTCAGGGCTGGATCTCTCGCCCATCATCACGCATCGATTGCGCGTCGATGACTTCCAGCAGGGCTTCGAGATCATGGGCTCCGGTCAGTCGGGCAAGGTGGTGCTCGACTGGGACTGA